GAGATTGTATGTGTTGGTTTTTACAAAAAGATACACAATCTTTACTCACGCAAGGCACACTAGGTATGTATGGTGCAGTTTCGTTGATGTCTGTTGGTCCAAAAATTGCTATCATAGGCACTTTTAAAGCAGCGGCAATGTGCATAGGTCCGCTATCATTGGTAATAAAAATATCCATTATGGCGATATAATCAATGAGCTCACTTAAATTTGTTTTATCTGTGAGATTATGAAAGTGCTGCATTTGAGAATGTGAAGTAAGAGCATTTGCAATGGATATATTTGCGTCTGATTCTGCGCTTGAACCAAAAAGATAGACTTCATAGCCTTGAGTAAGAAAATGCTCTATTATAGTGATAAAATATGCTTGTTCCCAACGTTTAGCACTCCCAAAAGCTGCACCCGGATTAATCCCTATTGCATAGGTATGAGATTGAGGAGATTTTTTAACTTGAGATATGAGTGTGAGTGGCTGCGTAGAAAGGATAGAGAGTATATCTTTTGGCGCGAAATGCTCATTGTGTGTTAAATGTGAGGATTCTGTATGTGCAGTAAATACTTTTGTATAATATGCAATAGCTTGTTTTTGCACTTGTGCAAGTGGTGCAATCAGTAGGAGATATAAAAGCACTTGATGATATTTTTGTCCTTGGGAATCATATTTTTCTAAGGGAAAAGCGTGTGTGAGCAGGAAACCTCGTGCATTTTTTGCATAGCCTATGCGCACAGCACTTTTGCTCAAATAAAGTAAAAGTGCTGAAAAAAAAGTATTACTAAAAGTTATGGCTATATCGTGCGTTCCTATTTGCTTGGCAAGTTTTTTTGTAGCAAGAATACGAGAAGGCGCTTTTTTGCTCTCATCAATAAAAATATGTTTTACGCGCGTGTCGCGCTCATAAATACCACAACTTGCTTTACTTCCTACAAGGGTAAAATCTGCTTTATCAAAACTGCATTTGAGCCATTCAAATGCAGGAGAAATCATCACACTATCGCCTAGCCAATTTGGTAATCGCAATAGAATCTTTTTGATTTCTTGAGTAGCAATATTTGTGGGGCTCAATGATAACACAATAATTCTCCTGTGTAGAATGCAATCAAACCGATATTGTAAGCCTAAAAAGCTAAAATTTAACTATAAAGTGTGAAAAATTTGCCAAATTACTTCATAATATAGCCGAAATAAAACATTTTTAAGATAAAATCAATATATTCAGTTTGTGAGATTTTAAGGAGGTTTTCAGATGGCGTTGGTTACTCCCCGCGCATTAAGTGGTTTTAAAGATAGGTTGCCAAAAGAGGCGCTTGCAAAAGCACATTTACTCAACAAGGTCAGTAATGTATTTATGAATTTTGGTTTCGTACCTATTGAAACGCCACATTTAGAATATGCCGATGTGCTTATTAAGCAGGGTAGTGATGAAATACAAAAAGAGCTCTATCGTTTTAAGGACCACGGGGGACGCGATGTAGCATTGAGATTTGATTTAACCGTGCCTTTAGCGCGATTTGTATCGCAGTATAAAAATGATATAGGCTTACCTTTTAAGCGATATGCAATTGGAAATGTATTTCGTGGAGAAAGAGCGCAAAGAGGAAGGTATAGAGAATTTACACAATGTGATTTTGACTTTATCGGCAGTGATAGTATTTCGTGTGATGCAGAAATTTTACAAGTGATTTATGCTTCACTTATGGCGCTTGGTATTGAAGAATTTACCATTTGGCTTAATCATCGCGGTATTTTAAATGGTATTTGTGAGTATTGTGGCATTACACAAGAAAATGATGTCAATATAGCTTTGCGTATTATTGATAAGCTTGATAAAATTGGCAAAGATAATGTGAGCGTAGAATTGCAAAAAGAATTACATTTAAATTCCACTCAAGTAGAGAATCTCTTAGAATATACTTCAATCAAGCAGCAAGGCGATAGTGAAATATTTTTTAAGCAAATTTCGTTTATGGAGGAATGGAATGATTCTATCCAAAAAGGTATTAAGGATTTAAAAGCCCTGTATAAGGTGCTTTCATCTTTACAAATGGATAGAGATACTTATCGTATAAATTTTTCAATCGCTCGTGGGTTGGGCTATTATACGGGTATTGTATATGAAACTACTTTGAATGCTTTAAAAAGCATCGGAAGTGTATGTTCCGGAGGAAGATATGATAACCTTACACGCACTTTTTCTAAGGAAAAAATGAGTGGTGTGGGTGCGAGTATCGGTATAGATAGACTTTTGGCAGCTCTTGAGGAGCTTGATTTGCTGCAAAAGAGAGCGACATCTGCTCGTGTGCTTATTGTGTGTATGGATAGTGCTTATTTTGGATATGCGCATTTACTT
This DNA window, taken from Helicobacter sp. MIT 21-1697, encodes the following:
- the waaF gene encoding lipopolysaccharide heptosyltransferase II; protein product: MLSLSPTNIATQEIKKILLRLPNWLGDSVMISPAFEWLKCSFDKADFTLVGSKASCGIYERDTRVKHIFIDESKKAPSRILATKKLAKQIGTHDIAITFSNTFFSALLLYLSKSAVRIGYAKNARGFLLTHAFPLEKYDSQGQKYHQVLLYLLLIAPLAQVQKQAIAYYTKVFTAHTESSHLTHNEHFAPKDILSILSTQPLTLISQVKKSPQSHTYAIGINPGAAFGSAKRWEQAYFITIIEHFLTQGYEVYLFGSSAESDANISIANALTSHSQMQHFHNLTDKTNLSELIDYIAIMDIFITNDSGPMHIAAALKVPMIAIFGPTDINETAPYIPSVPCVSKDCVSFCKNQHIQSLYTLICKSLPCAPCKKRECPLKHHHCMKFITPTEVIAHTQNLLTLHYKRLNNDT
- the hisS gene encoding histidine--tRNA ligase; this encodes MVTPRALSGFKDRLPKEALAKAHLLNKVSNVFMNFGFVPIETPHLEYADVLIKQGSDEIQKELYRFKDHGGRDVALRFDLTVPLARFVSQYKNDIGLPFKRYAIGNVFRGERAQRGRYREFTQCDFDFIGSDSISCDAEILQVIYASLMALGIEEFTIWLNHRGILNGICEYCGITQENDVNIALRIIDKLDKIGKDNVSVELQKELHLNSTQVENLLEYTSIKQQGDSEIFFKQISFMEEWNDSIQKGIKDLKALYKVLSSLQMDRDTYRINFSIARGLGYYTGIVYETTLNALKSIGSVCSGGRYDNLTRTFSKEKMSGVGASIGIDRLLAALEELDLLQKRATSARVLIVCMDSAYFGYAHLLAESFRCSEIPIEVYPEISKLKKQFTYAHLKGYEFVIVIGESEFGTKTLTLKNMTSGMQIDGISFLKALTLIQEEKI